From a single Dendropsophus ebraccatus isolate aDenEbr1 chromosome 8, aDenEbr1.pat, whole genome shotgun sequence genomic region:
- the LOC138799087 gene encoding trypsin-like has translation MKLLLICLLLGAAAALEDDDKIVGGYTCTKNSVPYQVSLNSGYHFCGGSLINNLWVLSAAHCYKASLQVRLGEHNIATNEGTEQFINSAKVIRHGSYNSRTLDSDIMLIKLASPATLNAYVQPVSLASGCAAAGTSCLISGWGNTLSSGTNYPDLLQCLNAPILTTAQCTNSYPGEITNNMFCAGYLEGGKDSCQYDSGGPVVCNGQLQGIVSWGYGCALRNYPGVYTKVCNYNSWVSSTVAAN, from the exons ATGAAGCTTCTTCTGATTTGTTTGCTCCTCGGAGCAGCTG CTGCTTTGGAGGATGATGATAAAATTGTAGGAGGTTACACCTGCACCAAGAACTCCGTCCCCTACCAGGTGTCCTTGAACTCCGGCTACCACTTCTGTGGAGGATCCCTGATCAACAACCTgtgggtgctctctgctgctcactGCTACAAGGC GAGCCTTCAGGTCAGACTGGGAGAACACAACATTGCTACCAACGAGGGCACCGAGCAGTTCATCAACTCTGCCAAGGTCATCCGCCATGGAAGCTACAACTCCAGAACCCTGGACAGTGACATCATGTTGATCAAGCTGGCCTCTCCCGCCACCCTCAATGCCTACGTCCAGCCTGTTAGCCTGGCCAGTGGTTGTGCTGCCGCCGGCACCAGCTGTCTGATCTCCGGATGGGGCAACACCCTCAGCAGTGGAA CCAACTACCCCGATCTCCTCCAGTGTCTGAACGCCCCCATCCTGACCACCGCCCAGTGTACCAACTCCTACCCCGGAGAGATCACCAACAACATGTTCTGTGCTGGATACCTGGAGGGAGGCAAGGATTCCTGCCAG TATGACTCTGGTGGACCCGTGGTCTGCAATGGACAGCTCCAGGGTATTGTCTCCTGGGGATATGGCTGTGCCCTCAGGAACTATCCTGGTGTCTACACCAAGGTCTGCAACTACAACTCCTGGGTCTCCAGCACCGTTGCTGCCAACTAA
- the LOC138799083 gene encoding trypsin-like has translation MKLLLICVLLGAAAAFEDDDKIIGGYTCTKNSVPYQVSLNAGYHFCGGSLIHDLWVISAAHCYRSNIQVRLGEHDIETSEGTEQFINAAKVFRHGKYNSGTLDNDIMLIKLASAATLNSYVQPVSLPSNCAAAGTSCQISGWGNTLSSGEHYPDLLQCLIAPILTTAQCTKAYPREITNNMFCAGYLEGGKDACQYDSGGPVVCNGQLQGIVSWGFRCALENFPGVYTKVCNYNSWISSTIAAN, from the exons ATGAAGCTTCTCCTGATCTGTGTGCTCCTCGGAGCTGCCG CTGCTTTTGAGGATGATGATAAGATTATAGGTGGTTACACCTGCACCAAGAACTCCGTCCCCTACCAGGTGTCCCTGAATGCCGGCTACCACTTCTGCGGAGGATCCCTGATCCACGATCTGTGGGTGATCTCCGCCGCTCATTGCTACAGATC GAACATTCAGGTCAGGCTGGGAGAACATGACATTGAGACCAGCGAGGGCACCGAGCAGTTCATCAACGCCGCCAAGGTCTTTAGACATGGAAAATACAACTCTGGAACCCTGGACAATGACATCATGTTGATCAAGCTGGCCTCTGCCGCCACCCTTAACTCCTACGTTCAGCCTGTCAGCCTGCCCAGTAATTGTGCTGCCGCCGGCACCAGTTGTCAGATCTCCGGATGGGGCAACACCCTCAGCAGTGGAG AACACTACCCCGATCTCCTCCAGTGTCTGATCGCCCCCATTCTGACCACCGCCCAGTGTACCAAAGCCTACCCCAGAGAGATCACCAACAACATGTTCTGTGCTGGATACCTGGAGGGAGGCAAGGATGCCTGCCAG TATGACTCTGGTGGCCCCGTGGTCTGCAATGGACAGCTCCAGGGTATTGTCTCCTGGGGATTTCGCTGTGCCCTTGAGAACTTTCCCGGTGTCTACACCAAGGTCTGCAACTACAACTCCTGGATCTCCAGCACCATTGCCGCCAACTAA